One window of Streptomyces sp. FIT100 genomic DNA carries:
- a CDS encoding nicotinamide mononucleotide transporter family protein produces MSALDWLDSEAFTAVGQHIKWSDMTGNVIGLIALALGWRRSIWTWPAQFLSGLILFAAFATSHLTGSAGKQVVVMAVAAWGYWQWTRGRQQAQDGAIAVRFATWRERGVMLAGAALGTIAVALLFTAYPSLSWDPWPDAYIFVGTLVAMYAQARGMVEFWFAWLLVDLVGVPLTFANGFAFSGFVYVVYGGLVLWGLRDWWLRTRTTPALEGAAA; encoded by the coding sequence GTGAGCGCCCTTGACTGGCTGGACTCGGAGGCGTTCACCGCCGTCGGGCAGCACATCAAGTGGTCCGACATGACCGGCAACGTGATCGGCCTGATCGCCCTCGCGCTCGGCTGGCGCCGCTCGATATGGACCTGGCCCGCCCAGTTCCTGTCCGGCCTCATCCTCTTCGCCGCCTTCGCCACGTCCCATCTGACCGGCAGCGCCGGCAAGCAGGTCGTCGTGATGGCCGTCGCGGCCTGGGGCTACTGGCAGTGGACCCGCGGCCGGCAGCAGGCCCAGGACGGCGCCATCGCCGTCCGCTTCGCCACCTGGCGCGAGCGCGGTGTCATGCTCGCCGGAGCCGCCCTCGGCACCATCGCCGTCGCCCTGCTGTTCACCGCGTACCCAAGCCTGTCGTGGGACCCGTGGCCGGACGCGTACATCTTCGTCGGCACGCTGGTGGCCATGTACGCCCAGGCACGCGGCATGGTCGAGTTCTGGTTCGCCTGGCTGCTGGTCGACCTCGTCGGCGTGCCGCTCACCTTCGCCAACGGCTTCGCCTTCTCCGGTTTCGTCTACGTCGTCTACGGCGGGCTCGTCCTGTGGGGCCTGCGCGACTGGTGGCTCCGGACCCGTACGACCCCTGCCCTGGAAGGAGCGGCGGCATGA
- a CDS encoding bifunctional 3,4-dihydroxy-2-butanone-4-phosphate synthase/GTP cyclohydrolase II has product MSALPVWHPEEDLSLDPVEQAVRDIAAGRPVVVVDDEDRENEGDLVVAAEMATPEIVAFMMSECRGLICAPMESDELERLRLPQMVEHNTESMSTAFTVSVDAAPAHGVTTGISAADRATTLQLLASGKAEAGDFVRPGHVFPLRAKPGGVLVRNGHTEAAVDLARLAGLRPAGAIVEIAGEDGVMLRLPELVPFARKHGLTIISIEDLIAYRRTSEPTVRREAEVNLPTVHGAFTAYGYRSTVDGVEHVALVHGDIGDGEDVLVRVHSECLTGDIFHSLRCDCGPQLEASMERITEAGRGVVVYLRGHEGRGIGLLSKLRAYELQERGRDTLDANLELGLPADARDYAAGAQILDDLGVRSLRLLTNNPDKITALVRHGLKVESREPMAVQAGEHNLRYLRTKRDRMGHDLPWLDAATAASACGSNQ; this is encoded by the coding sequence ATGAGTGCACTGCCCGTCTGGCACCCGGAGGAGGACCTCTCCCTCGACCCCGTGGAGCAGGCCGTCCGCGACATCGCCGCAGGCCGGCCCGTTGTGGTCGTCGACGACGAGGACCGCGAGAACGAGGGCGACCTCGTCGTCGCCGCCGAGATGGCCACCCCCGAGATCGTCGCGTTCATGATGAGCGAATGCCGCGGGCTGATCTGCGCGCCCATGGAGAGCGACGAGCTGGAGCGGCTCCGGCTGCCGCAGATGGTCGAGCACAACACCGAGTCGATGAGCACGGCCTTCACCGTCTCCGTCGACGCGGCCCCCGCGCACGGCGTGACCACCGGCATCTCCGCCGCCGACCGGGCCACCACCCTCCAACTGCTCGCGAGCGGCAAGGCCGAGGCCGGCGACTTCGTCCGCCCCGGGCACGTCTTCCCGCTGCGCGCCAAGCCCGGCGGCGTCCTCGTGCGCAACGGCCACACCGAGGCCGCCGTCGACCTGGCCCGGCTCGCGGGGCTGCGCCCCGCCGGAGCGATCGTCGAGATCGCCGGCGAGGACGGCGTCATGCTGCGGCTGCCCGAGCTCGTCCCGTTCGCCCGCAAGCACGGCCTGACGATCATCTCCATCGAGGACCTGATCGCCTACCGCCGCACCTCCGAGCCGACCGTCCGCCGCGAGGCGGAGGTCAACCTGCCGACCGTGCACGGCGCGTTCACGGCGTACGGCTACCGCTCCACCGTGGACGGCGTCGAGCACGTCGCGCTCGTCCACGGCGACATCGGCGACGGCGAGGACGTCCTCGTCCGCGTCCACTCCGAGTGCCTCACCGGAGACATCTTCCATTCGCTGCGCTGCGACTGCGGCCCGCAGCTGGAGGCGTCCATGGAGCGCATCACCGAGGCGGGCCGCGGCGTGGTCGTCTACCTCCGCGGCCACGAGGGCCGCGGCATCGGGCTGCTGTCCAAGCTGCGCGCCTACGAGCTCCAGGAGCGCGGCCGCGACACGCTGGACGCCAATCTCGAACTCGGACTGCCCGCCGACGCCCGCGACTACGCCGCGGGCGCGCAGATCCTCGACGACCTCGGCGTCCGCAGCCTGCGGCTGCTGACCAACAACCCCGACAAGATCACCGCGCTGGTGCGGCACGGCCTGAAGGTCGAGAGCCGCGAACCCATGGCGGTGCAGGCGGGCGAGCACAACCTGCGGTACCTGCGCACCAAGCGGGACCGGATGGGCCACGACCTGCCCTGGCTGGACGCCGCGACCGCCGCGTCCGCCTGCGGAAGCAACCAGTAA
- the ribH gene encoding 6,7-dimethyl-8-ribityllumazine synthase — protein MSGKGAPELSVRNCGDLRVAVIAAQWHEKIMDGLVDGALRALHELGIDEPTLLRVPGSFELPVVAKVLAGRGYDAIVALGVVIRGGTPHFEYVCQGVTQGLTQVSVDTGVPVGFGVLTCDTEEQALDRAGLEGSHEDKGHEAVTAAVATAATLRSVSEPWR, from the coding sequence GTGAGCGGCAAGGGCGCACCCGAACTGTCCGTACGCAACTGCGGAGACCTCCGCGTGGCCGTGATCGCGGCCCAGTGGCACGAGAAGATCATGGACGGCCTCGTCGACGGCGCCCTGCGCGCCCTGCACGAGCTGGGCATCGACGAGCCGACCCTGCTGCGGGTCCCCGGAAGCTTCGAGCTCCCCGTCGTCGCCAAGGTGCTCGCGGGCCGCGGCTACGACGCGATCGTGGCGCTCGGCGTCGTCATCCGCGGCGGCACGCCCCACTTCGAGTACGTGTGCCAGGGCGTCACCCAGGGCCTCACCCAGGTGTCCGTCGACACGGGCGTCCCCGTCGGCTTCGGCGTGCTCACCTGTGACACCGAGGAGCAGGCGCTCGACCGTGCCGGTCTGGAGGGCTCGCACGAGGACAAGGGACACGAGGCGGTCACCGCCGCCGTGGCCACCGCGGCGACGCTGCGTTCAGTATCCGAACCCTGGCGCTGA
- a CDS encoding riboflavin synthase — translation MFTGIVEELGEITAVEELGDACRFRLRGPVVTDGAKHGDSIAVNGVCLTVVETGGGEFTADVMAETLKRSSLGALGVGSRVNLERPMVADGRFGGHIVQGHVDGTGTIIARNPSENWELVRVSLPAELSRYVVEKGSITVDGVSLTVVEAGRDYFTISLIPTTLALTTLGIKQPGDPVNLEVDVIAKYVERMLGADAKESAE, via the coding sequence GTGTTCACCGGAATCGTCGAAGAACTGGGCGAGATCACCGCCGTCGAGGAGCTCGGTGACGCGTGCCGCTTCCGCCTGCGCGGCCCCGTCGTCACCGACGGCGCCAAGCACGGCGACTCCATCGCCGTCAACGGCGTCTGCCTCACCGTCGTCGAGACCGGCGGTGGCGAGTTCACCGCCGATGTGATGGCCGAGACGCTCAAGCGCTCCAGCCTCGGCGCGCTCGGCGTCGGCTCCCGCGTCAACCTGGAGCGGCCCATGGTGGCCGACGGCCGTTTCGGCGGGCACATCGTCCAGGGACACGTCGACGGCACCGGCACCATCATCGCGCGCAACCCGTCCGAGAACTGGGAGCTCGTCAGGGTCTCGCTCCCCGCGGAGCTCTCGCGCTACGTCGTCGAGAAGGGATCCATCACCGTCGACGGGGTCAGCCTCACCGTCGTCGAGGCCGGGCGCGACTACTTCACCATCAGCCTCATCCCCACCACCCTCGCCCTGACCACGCTCGGCATCAAGCAGCCCGGCGACCCGGTCAACCTCGAGGTCGACGTGATCGCCAAGTACGTCGAGCGGATGCTCGGCGCGGACGCGAAGGAGAGCGCCGAGTGA
- a CDS encoding hemolysin family protein — MIIPLLLLGAAFLLILANGFFVAAEFGLVTVERADAERAAAEGDRRARGVVRALRELSFQLSGTQLGITITSLVVGMLAEPALAQLLDGPLIAIGIPDGAVSGVAVVIGMLLASAVQMVIGELVPKNWAVSRPLQVARFVAGPQHAFSTVFRPVIALLNAVANRLVRAFGVEPAEELASARTPGELVSLARHSARAGALEQDTADLFVRTLSLGRLTAQHVMTPRVKMSALQSDATAADVLNLTRATGLSRFPVYRDRIDEVVGMVHLKNALAVQAHQRLRTPVGRIAVPPLLVPETLPVQQLLERLRSEQPIAVVVDEYGGTAGVVTLEDIVEELVGEVRDEHDAEGDGRPELAPAAPEDGRPAWEADGSCRVLTLRRIGLDVPDGPYETVAGLVADLLGRIPAPGDRAELPGWRLSVRQVDRYRAERVRLVRTVVEPVEAAR; from the coding sequence ATGATCATCCCGCTACTGCTGCTCGGCGCGGCATTCCTGCTCATCCTCGCCAACGGCTTCTTCGTGGCCGCCGAATTCGGCCTCGTCACGGTGGAGCGCGCGGACGCCGAGCGCGCCGCGGCCGAGGGCGACCGCCGCGCCCGCGGTGTCGTACGAGCCCTGCGCGAGCTGTCGTTCCAGCTCTCCGGCACCCAGCTGGGCATCACCATCACCTCGCTCGTCGTCGGCATGCTCGCCGAGCCCGCCCTTGCGCAGCTCCTCGACGGGCCGCTCATCGCGATCGGCATACCCGACGGGGCCGTGTCCGGCGTCGCCGTCGTCATCGGCATGCTGCTCGCGTCCGCCGTGCAGATGGTCATCGGCGAGCTCGTCCCCAAGAACTGGGCCGTGTCACGGCCGCTGCAGGTCGCCCGGTTCGTGGCCGGCCCGCAGCACGCCTTCTCGACCGTCTTCCGGCCCGTGATCGCCCTCCTCAACGCCGTCGCCAACCGGCTGGTCCGGGCCTTCGGCGTCGAGCCGGCCGAGGAGCTCGCCTCCGCCCGTACCCCCGGCGAACTGGTCTCCCTCGCCCGCCACTCGGCCCGCGCCGGAGCGCTGGAGCAGGACACGGCCGATCTCTTCGTGCGGACCCTCTCGCTCGGGCGGCTCACCGCCCAGCACGTCATGACCCCGCGCGTGAAGATGAGCGCCCTCCAGTCCGACGCGACCGCGGCGGACGTCCTCAACCTCACCCGCGCCACCGGGCTCTCCCGGTTCCCCGTCTACCGCGACCGGATCGACGAGGTCGTCGGCATGGTCCATCTGAAGAACGCCCTGGCCGTCCAGGCCCACCAGCGGCTGCGTACCCCCGTCGGCCGTATCGCCGTCCCGCCGCTCCTGGTCCCCGAGACCCTGCCCGTGCAGCAGCTCCTGGAGCGGCTGCGCAGCGAGCAGCCGATCGCCGTCGTCGTGGACGAGTACGGCGGCACGGCGGGCGTCGTCACCCTGGAGGACATCGTCGAGGAGCTCGTCGGCGAGGTGCGCGACGAGCACGACGCCGAGGGCGACGGCAGGCCCGAGCTGGCCCCCGCCGCCCCCGAGGACGGCAGGCCCGCCTGGGAGGCCGACGGCAGCTGCCGCGTCCTCACACTGCGGCGCATAGGGCTCGACGTGCCCGACGGCCCGTACGAGACCGTCGCCGGGCTCGTCGCCGATCTCCTCGGCCGCATCCCGGCACCCGGCGACCGGGCCGAGCTGCCCGGCTGGCGCCTGTCGGTGCGGCAGGTGGACCGGTACCGGGCCGAACGCGTGCGGCTCGTGCGTACGGTCGTCGAGCCGGTGGAGGCGGCCCGGTGA
- a CDS encoding phosphoribosyl-ATP diphosphatase has product MSKKTFEELFVELQQKAANGDPATSRTAELVDKGVHAIGKKVVEEAAEVWMAAEYEGKEAAAEEISQLLYHVQVMMVARGISLDDVYAHL; this is encoded by the coding sequence ATGTCCAAGAAGACTTTCGAGGAGCTCTTCGTCGAGCTCCAGCAGAAGGCCGCCAACGGCGACCCGGCCACCTCCCGCACCGCCGAGCTCGTGGACAAGGGCGTCCATGCCATCGGCAAGAAGGTCGTCGAGGAGGCCGCCGAAGTCTGGATGGCCGCCGAGTACGAGGGCAAGGAAGCCGCCGCCGAGGAGATCTCCCAGCTGCTGTACCACGTCCAGGTGATGATGGTCGCGCGCGGGATCAGCCTGGACGACGTCTACGCCCACCTCTGA
- a CDS encoding PH domain-containing protein, giving the protein MSVDQQELPALPVTFRPTRTRAVLLTVGTVMFAVITAVAFALEKLSPGERISFVLTALAFFGVLALLSRPKVVADEQGVTVVNLTRSRRLEWAEILRVNLRPGDPWVFLDLSDGTSLPALGIQPGINRQHAVRDARALRALAESRGTGTDDRP; this is encoded by the coding sequence ATGTCCGTGGACCAACAGGAGCTGCCCGCGCTCCCCGTGACCTTCCGGCCGACCCGCACCCGGGCCGTGCTGCTGACCGTCGGCACGGTGATGTTCGCCGTCATCACCGCCGTCGCCTTCGCGCTGGAGAAGCTCAGCCCGGGCGAGCGGATCAGTTTCGTCCTCACCGCGCTCGCGTTCTTCGGCGTCCTGGCTCTGCTGAGCCGCCCCAAGGTCGTCGCCGACGAGCAGGGGGTCACCGTGGTCAACCTCACCCGCAGCCGCCGGCTGGAGTGGGCGGAGATCCTCCGTGTCAACCTCCGTCCGGGTGACCCCTGGGTCTTCCTCGATCTGAGTGACGGCACCAGCCTCCCGGCCCTCGGCATCCAGCCCGGAATCAACCGACAGCACGCCGTCCGCGACGCACGGGCCCTGCGCGCCCTCGCGGAGTCCCGTGGCACCGGCACGGACGACAGGCCCTGA
- the hisG gene encoding ATP phosphoribosyltransferase, protein MLRIAVPNKGSLSGPAGEMLHEAGYLQRKDSKELVLVDPDNEVEFFYLRPRDIAIYVSSGRLDIGITGRDLLLDSGANAEEILRLGFARSTFRYATKPGTAAGVEDFGGLTIATSYEGIVAKHLADNGIDASVVHLDGAVETAIELGVAQVIADVVETGTSLRNAGLGVIGEPILTSEAVVIRRTGAAEDDPKVQQFLRRLQGVLVARSYVMMDYDCRVENLEQAVALTPGLESPTVSPLHNEGWVAVRAMVPAKEAQRIMDDLYELGARAILTTAIHACRL, encoded by the coding sequence ATGCTGCGCATCGCCGTCCCCAACAAGGGTTCACTCTCCGGACCTGCGGGGGAGATGCTCCATGAGGCGGGCTACCTCCAGCGCAAGGACTCCAAGGAACTCGTCCTGGTCGACCCGGACAACGAGGTCGAGTTCTTCTATCTGCGCCCCCGCGACATCGCGATCTACGTCAGCTCGGGCCGCCTCGACATCGGCATCACCGGCCGCGACCTGCTGCTGGACTCCGGCGCCAACGCCGAGGAGATCCTCCGGCTCGGCTTCGCCCGCTCCACCTTCCGCTACGCCACCAAGCCCGGCACCGCCGCCGGCGTCGAGGACTTCGGCGGGCTGACGATCGCCACCTCGTACGAGGGCATCGTCGCCAAGCACCTCGCCGACAACGGCATCGACGCCTCCGTCGTCCACCTCGACGGCGCCGTCGAGACCGCGATCGAACTCGGTGTCGCCCAGGTCATCGCCGATGTCGTCGAGACCGGCACCAGCCTGCGCAACGCCGGACTCGGCGTGATCGGCGAGCCGATCCTCACCTCCGAGGCCGTCGTCATCCGCCGTACGGGCGCCGCGGAGGACGACCCGAAGGTGCAGCAGTTCCTGCGCCGCCTCCAGGGCGTCCTCGTCGCCCGCAGCTACGTGATGATGGACTACGACTGCCGCGTCGAGAACCTGGAGCAGGCCGTCGCCCTCACCCCCGGCCTGGAGTCGCCGACCGTCTCCCCCCTGCACAACGAGGGCTGGGTCGCCGTCCGCGCGATGGTCCCCGCCAAGGAGGCACAGCGGATCATGGACGATCTGTACGAACTCGGCGCCCGCGCCATCCTGACCACGGCGATCCACGCCTGCCGTCTCTGA
- the ribD gene encoding bifunctional diaminohydroxyphosphoribosylaminopyrimidine deaminase/5-amino-6-(5-phosphoribosylamino)uracil reductase RibD: MATAADLDAMRRAVALAARGLGSTSPNPVVGCVITDVSGRPVGEGFHQRAGGPHAEIHALRDAGARTRGGTAYVTLEPCNHTGRTGPCAQALVEAGIARVVYAVADPNPQATGGADTLRAAGVQVEQGLLADEAAAGNTAWLTSVRRGRPYVLWKYAATFDGRIAAADGTSRWISSPESRADVHRLRAEADAVVVGSGTARADDPHLAVRGIDGAVQPLRVVVDTDATAVKPGARVLDDAAPTLIAVAEDAEVAEVAETGLPDVVRLPRDGRGLSVPALLDALFERGVRSVLLEGGPTLAGSFVAAGAVDTVVGYLAPVLLGDGRTALADAGITTITEALRLDVVETVRIGTDLRITATPEES, from the coding sequence GTGGCCACCGCAGCCGACCTGGACGCCATGCGCCGAGCCGTCGCGCTCGCCGCCCGCGGACTCGGCTCCACCAGCCCCAACCCGGTTGTCGGGTGCGTCATCACCGACGTCTCGGGCCGCCCCGTAGGCGAAGGTTTCCACCAGCGCGCCGGCGGCCCGCACGCCGAGATCCACGCCCTGCGGGACGCGGGGGCACGCACCCGCGGCGGCACCGCGTACGTCACCCTCGAACCCTGCAACCACACCGGCCGCACCGGCCCCTGTGCCCAGGCCCTCGTCGAGGCCGGGATCGCCCGGGTGGTCTACGCGGTCGCCGACCCGAACCCGCAGGCCACCGGTGGCGCCGACACCCTGCGCGCCGCCGGCGTCCAGGTCGAGCAGGGCCTGCTCGCCGACGAGGCCGCGGCGGGCAACACCGCCTGGCTCACCTCCGTCCGCCGCGGCCGGCCCTACGTCCTGTGGAAGTACGCCGCCACCTTTGACGGCCGCATCGCCGCCGCCGACGGCACCAGCCGCTGGATCAGCTCGCCCGAGTCCCGCGCCGACGTCCACCGGCTGCGCGCCGAGGCCGACGCCGTGGTCGTCGGCTCCGGGACCGCCCGCGCCGACGACCCGCACCTCGCCGTCCGCGGCATCGACGGTGCCGTACAGCCCCTGCGCGTCGTCGTCGACACCGACGCCACCGCCGTCAAGCCCGGCGCCCGTGTCCTCGACGACGCCGCGCCGACGCTGATCGCGGTCGCCGAGGACGCCGAGGTCGCCGAGGTCGCCGAGACCGGCCTTCCCGACGTCGTACGCCTGCCCAGGGACGGCCGCGGCCTGTCCGTACCGGCGCTGCTGGACGCCCTGTTCGAGCGCGGCGTCCGCTCCGTACTCCTCGAAGGCGGGCCGACGCTGGCCGGCTCCTTCGTCGCCGCGGGAGCCGTCGACACCGTCGTCGGCTATCTCGCGCCGGTGCTCCTGGGCGACGGCCGCACGGCCCTCGCCGACGCCGGAATCACCACCATCACCGAAGCGTTGCGGCTCGACGTGGTCGAGACCGTCCGCATCGGCACCGACCTCCGTATCACTGCCACCCCCGAGGAGAGCTGA